A part of Balneolaceae bacterium genomic DNA contains:
- a CDS encoding 1,4-dihydroxy-2-naphthoyl-CoA synthase: MSMDWTTVKEYEDITFRKSGGVARIAFNRPEVRNAFRPKTLFEMYEAFEDVREDTDIGVVLLTGEGPSPKDGGWAFCSGGDQRVRAKTGYADEKGTARLNVLDLQRLIRFMPKVVIAVVPGWAVGGGHSLHVVCDLTLASKEHAVFKQTDADVASFDGGFGSALLARQVGQKRAREIFFLGRDYSAQEAHEMGMVNEVVPHNELEETAYSWAQEILGKSPTAIRMIKLAFNLVDDGMVGQQVFAGEATRLAYMTEEAQEGRDAFLEKRDPDWSKYPWIG, from the coding sequence ATGAGCATGGATTGGACCACCGTTAAAGAGTACGAAGACATCACCTTTCGGAAATCGGGGGGCGTGGCCCGCATCGCCTTCAACCGGCCGGAGGTGCGCAACGCCTTCCGCCCCAAAACCCTCTTCGAGATGTACGAGGCCTTCGAAGACGTGCGCGAGGACACCGACATCGGGGTGGTGCTGCTGACCGGCGAGGGTCCATCGCCCAAGGACGGCGGCTGGGCCTTCTGCTCGGGGGGCGACCAGCGGGTGCGCGCCAAAACGGGATACGCCGACGAAAAAGGCACCGCCCGGCTCAATGTGCTCGACCTGCAGCGGCTGATCCGCTTCATGCCCAAGGTGGTCATCGCCGTGGTGCCGGGATGGGCCGTGGGCGGGGGACACTCCCTGCACGTGGTGTGCGATTTGACGCTCGCCAGCAAAGAACACGCCGTCTTCAAGCAGACCGACGCCGACGTGGCCAGCTTCGACGGGGGCTTCGGCTCCGCCCTGCTGGCCCGCCAGGTGGGACAGAAGCGGGCGCGTGAGATCTTCTTCCTGGGACGCGACTATTCCGCGCAGGAAGCCCATGAGATGGGCATGGTCAACGAAGTTGTGCCCCACAACGAGCTGGAGGAGACGGCCTACAGCTGGGCGCAGGAGATCCTGGGCAAGAGTCCGACCGCCATCCGCATGATCAAGCTGGCCTTCAACCTGGTGGACGACGGCATGGTGGGGCAGCAGGTATTCGCCGGCGAGGCTACCCGCCTGGCCTACATGACCGAAGAGGCGCAGGAGGGTCGTGACGCCTTCCTGGAAAAGCGCGACCCCGACTGGAGCAAATACCCCTGGATCGGGTGA
- a CDS encoding amidohydrolase, translating to MKVFRCLYIPAAACLLLALAAPSSYAQNVSADELHQIIDQQSEALFEQVVEWRRHFHENPELSNRETETAAYVADYLRSLGMEVQTGVAHTGVVGILEGGRPGPVVGLRADMDALPVTERVDVPFASTKTTTFLGQEVGVMHACGHDTHVAMLMGVARILTDMKEQLPGTVKFIFQPAEEGAPPGEEGGAELMVEEGVLENPEVDVIFGQHIDSDTPVGKLNYRPRGSMAAADRFVITVHGKQTHGSTPWTGVDPIVTSAQIINGLQTIVSRQTELTKAAAVISVGKISGGVRNNIIPESAEMIGTIRTLDPEMKTIIHEKIRHTATTIAESMGATAEVEIELGVPVTYNDPELTQQMLPSLQQAAGGGENVILEDAITGAEDFSFFQQQVPGLYIFIGGMPADMDPANATPHHTPDFYIDESGMRLGVRSLAYLAVDYMLSHAD from the coding sequence CGAGCTTCACCAAATCATCGACCAGCAGTCGGAGGCCCTCTTCGAGCAGGTGGTGGAGTGGCGCCGCCATTTCCATGAGAACCCCGAGCTCTCCAACCGGGAGACCGAAACGGCGGCGTATGTGGCCGACTACCTGCGCTCCCTGGGCATGGAGGTGCAGACCGGTGTGGCCCACACCGGCGTGGTGGGTATACTGGAGGGCGGGCGGCCTGGTCCCGTCGTGGGTCTACGCGCGGACATGGACGCCCTCCCCGTGACCGAGCGGGTGGACGTGCCTTTCGCCTCCACCAAGACCACCACCTTCCTGGGCCAGGAGGTAGGCGTGATGCATGCCTGCGGACACGACACCCACGTGGCCATGCTGATGGGGGTGGCCAGGATCCTGACCGACATGAAGGAGCAGTTGCCGGGCACCGTAAAATTTATCTTTCAACCCGCCGAAGAGGGCGCGCCTCCGGGAGAGGAGGGCGGCGCCGAGCTGATGGTGGAGGAGGGCGTGCTGGAGAATCCGGAAGTGGACGTGATTTTCGGACAGCACATTGACTCCGACACGCCCGTGGGCAAGCTGAACTACCGCCCGAGGGGTTCCATGGCGGCGGCCGACCGCTTTGTGATTACCGTGCACGGCAAGCAGACGCACGGCTCCACACCGTGGACGGGCGTCGATCCCATCGTCACCTCGGCACAGATCATTAACGGGCTGCAGACCATTGTCAGCCGGCAGACCGAGCTGACCAAGGCGGCGGCCGTGATCTCCGTGGGCAAGATCTCCGGCGGCGTGCGAAACAACATCATTCCGGAATCGGCCGAAATGATCGGCACCATCCGCACGCTGGACCCTGAAATGAAGACCATCATCCATGAGAAGATCCGCCACACGGCCACCACCATCGCCGAAAGCATGGGTGCCACGGCCGAGGTGGAGATTGAGCTGGGCGTGCCGGTGACCTACAACGACCCGGAGCTCACACAGCAGATGCTGCCCTCCCTGCAACAGGCCGCCGGGGGAGGGGAGAACGTGATTTTGGAGGACGCCATTACGGGGGCGGAGGACTTCTCATTTTTCCAGCAGCAGGTGCCCGGCCTCTACATTTTCATCGGCGGCATGCCGGCGGATATGGACCCGGCCAACGCCACCCCGCACCACACCCCCGATTTCTACATCGATGAGTCGGGCATGCGGCTGGGCGTGAGGTCCCTGGCTTACCTGGCGGTGGATTACATGCTAAGCCATGCGGATTAG
- a CDS encoding ABC transporter permease, translating into MLEKIVISVGVAWQNIRANPLHTALSTLGIVIGVGALVSILSLADGLEQHAREQIESTTSLQTLIVQSRTSRQVDGIRVEREDVPVLGPEEAAALHGALEGVVSVSPRVEGSALVRRPDGGGELGVTYAVLTAGDPLLEQAEGVAGASLAELVKNGEDSSLVVNHALARRLSGDGEVSGALGTQAVLNGRSWRVAGVVEDDPTGLLRAVMPMEALSREELRAAPPRLVLQAERVEEVPRIEEDIRVWLDGRFAEGEEAFAIATNRMRVEQASRAMLIFKVIMGLITGISVVVGGIGVMNVLLVSITERTSEIGIRKATGAKRRDILLQFLSESVTISSLGSALGLLLGMGVSLASVPLVTWLTDAPFRVVFTAETFLIIGLIALIIGIVFGTYPALRAARLTPIDAIRRE; encoded by the coding sequence ATGCTTGAAAAAATAGTGATCTCCGTGGGCGTGGCCTGGCAGAATATCCGGGCCAACCCCCTCCACACCGCCCTCTCCACCCTCGGCATCGTTATCGGCGTCGGGGCCCTCGTCTCCATCCTCTCGCTGGCCGACGGCCTGGAGCAGCATGCCCGCGAGCAGATCGAAAGCACCACCTCCCTGCAGACCCTCATCGTGCAGAGCCGCACCAGCCGGCAGGTAGACGGGATACGGGTGGAGAGGGAGGACGTACCCGTGCTTGGACCCGAAGAGGCGGCTGCACTTCACGGCGCACTGGAGGGCGTGGTGTCGGTCTCCCCCCGCGTGGAGGGCAGCGCCCTGGTGAGGCGTCCCGACGGGGGAGGGGAACTGGGCGTTACCTACGCCGTGCTGACCGCCGGCGATCCCCTCCTGGAGCAGGCCGAAGGGGTGGCCGGTGCGAGCCTGGCGGAACTGGTGAAAAACGGCGAGGACAGCAGCCTGGTGGTCAACCACGCCCTGGCGCGGCGCCTATCCGGGGACGGTGAGGTGTCCGGGGCCCTGGGCACGCAGGCGGTGCTGAACGGCCGCAGCTGGCGCGTGGCCGGGGTAGTGGAAGACGATCCCACGGGTCTGCTCCGCGCGGTCATGCCCATGGAGGCCCTGAGCCGGGAAGAGCTGCGCGCCGCGCCTCCCCGGCTGGTCCTGCAGGCGGAGCGCGTGGAGGAGGTGCCCCGAATCGAAGAGGATATCCGGGTGTGGCTGGACGGGCGCTTTGCGGAAGGGGAGGAGGCCTTTGCCATCGCCACCAACCGGATGCGCGTGGAGCAGGCCAGCCGCGCCATGCTCATCTTCAAGGTGATTATGGGACTCATTACGGGCATCTCCGTGGTGGTGGGCGGCATCGGCGTGATGAATGTGCTGCTGGTCTCCATCACCGAACGCACCAGTGAAATCGGCATCCGCAAGGCGACCGGCGCCAAGCGAAGGGACATCCTGTTGCAGTTTCTCTCCGAGTCGGTCACCATCTCCAGCCTGGGCAGCGCCCTGGGACTGCTTCTTGGGATGGGGGTCTCTCTGGCGTCTGTGCCTCTAGTGACCTGGCTGACCGATGCGCCCTTCCGGGTGGTTTTCACTGCGGAGACTTTCCTTATCATCGGCCTCATTGCGCTGATCATAGGCATCGTCTTCGGCACCTACCCGGCGCTTCGTGCGGCCCGTCTCACGCCCATCGACGCCATCCGCCGGGAGTAG